A window from Dysidea avara chromosome 2, odDysAvar1.4, whole genome shotgun sequence encodes these proteins:
- the LOC136246354 gene encoding zinc finger protein 862-like → MRLLQLEEAQSRGRDTTTLMPIVQSLSMISEEERQKLKLKFDIAYFVATEHIAYQKYPKLCELQIRHGVNLGTSYLNGNSAKEFVQYIAESKLLSVQSAVQSSSFFSLLMDGSTDASNSENEMVFVMWCDVNSNDHTVHTRMTYLSMHTPLHTNAEGLFESLQQGLQLLGISCVTQEMCSGLVGIATDGASSNIAANGLRGLVQGKLPWVVWMWCLAHRTELAISDALSGTPCFKAVDDTLLRLYYLYQKSPKKCRELANIVSDLKEVYLFDDQGGTRPIRACGTRWVCHKVSAMKRVIDKFGAYTAHLCTLSEDSSVKSVDRSKFIGYLKKWTDAKYLLGCAVFVDILTPCSIFSKSMQADELDIVSALTYLLKTVKEIDKLKKNPISKWKFTLQLLKRLLVKMGNTCTKGKN, encoded by the coding sequence ATGAGACTTCTACAGTTGGAGGAAGCCCAAAGCAGAGGGAGAGATACTACTACATTGATGCCAATTGTACAGTCACTAAGTATGATTTCTGAGGAAGAACGGCAAAAATTAAAACTGAAGTTTGACATTGCGTATTTTGTGGCAACTGAGCACATCGCCTACCAGAAGTACCCCAAATTATGTGAGTTGCAGATAAGACACGGTGTAAACCTAGGAACCTCATACTTAAATGGAAATTCAGCAAAGGAatttgtacagtatatagctgaATCAAAACTGCTATCTGTACAGTCAGCAGTTCAGAGCTCATCTTTCTTTTCACTCCTAATGGATGGGTCTACTGATGCATCAAATTCAGAAAATGAAATGGTATTTGTTATGTGGTGTGATGTAAACAGTAATGACCACACTGTACATACCAGAATGACTTACCTGTCGATGCATACACCACTTCacacaaatgctgaaggtctcTTTGAGTCTCTTCAGCAAGGGCTTCAGTTGTTAGGTATATCATGTGTCACACAAGAAATGTGCAGTGGTTTGGTGGGAATTGCTACTGATGGAGCATCTTCCAACATTGCTGCTAATGGTTTGCGTGGATTGGTTCAGGGAAAACTCCCCTGGGTTGTGTGGATGTGGTGCCTAGCACATAGAACCGAACTAGCTATCAGTGATGCCCTTTCAGGTACCCCTTGCTTTAAGGCTGTAGATGATACGCTTCTGCGTTTGTATTACCTATACCAAAAATCTCCAAAAAAGTGTAGAGAATTGGCTAATATTGTTTCTGATCTTAAAGAAGTTTACCTATTTGATGATCAGGGAGGAACCAGGCCAATTCGAGCTTGTGGCACTCGATGGGTGTGCCATAAAGTTAGTGCTATGAAAAGGGTTATAGACAAATTTGGAGCATATACTGCTCACCTTTGTACTTTGTCTGAAGACTCATCAGTCAAGTCTGTGGATCGCAGCAAGTTCATTGgctatttaaaaaaatggaCCGATGCGAAATATTTATTGGGATGTGCCGTATTTGTTGACATCTTAACACCATGTTCAATATTTTCTAAAAGCATGCAAGCTGATGAGCTAGATATAGTTAGCGCACTTACATACCTACTTAAAACTGTGAAAGAAATAGACAAACTTAAGAAAAATCCAATATCCAAATGGAAGTTTACTCTACAATTGTTAAAAAGGTTGCTTGTGAAGATGGGAAACACCTGTACCAAGGGCAAGAATTGA